AGGTAAGGTATCACTGAAGCTCTACAAAGGTAACATCATTGCAGTTTCCAGAGAAAGCCAGTTTTCAATCTACGACCCAGAACTATCATCATTTGAAGGAGTAGATCTTTACGACCACAGAGATGCAAAAGGATTTATAAACCTATATGGACTAACAACAAAAATAATGGGTGTGAAAAAAATGCTATAACTAAACAGCTACCCCAAAAACTCCAAGAATACCACTTATCAAAAACTTCTTACATACACACCCTAAGAAACATACTTACCGAAAAAGCAAGTAACGAGATGTTTTAACCAAAGACCACTCAACCTTTATCTTTACCACTCAACATATTCCAGAATTTTAAGAACCACTTCTTCAAATGTCATTCCTGCAGCTTTAGCCATAGCAGGGATATCACTAGTCTCCGTCATACCAGGAATTGTATTAACCTCTAGAAAGTATGGTATTCCTTCCTCTGACATTATAGCATCAAACCTGACAACTCCTCTACAACCTAGAACTCGGAAAGCTTTCTTAGTGTATTCTATTACCTCTTTCTCTTGCTCCTGAGTCAATTCAGCAGGAATCACGAAGTCAGTCATTCCCTTTGTATACTTTGCCTCATAGTCGTAAAACTCCTTCTTAGGCTTAAGTTCCATAATAGGTAGGACTGTCAAATCGTCACCTTTACCTATAACCCCCATAGTTATCTCTTTCCCAAATATTGCCTTTTCAGCAAACGAGTTTGGATGCCTTCTCAGATAATTTCTAAGCTTACCTCTTAGCTGATCTTCATCCCTTATTATCTCTACCCCTACGCTTGAACCCTCATCCACAGGCTTCAGCACCACAGGCAAACCAAGAGCCATTATGTCCTCAAAAGACTTATCAGGATTGGAAGGAGTAAGCCTAACATACGCAGGAGTTGGTATTCCATTGCTCCTTAATAACTCCTTAGTCACTATCTTATTCATACCTATCGCACTAGTAAGAACATCACATCCAGTGTACGGAATTCCTAAAAGCTCAAGAACACCTTGGATTACACCATCCTCGCCATACTTTCCGTGAAGCATTATCACCGCTACATCAACATTATCTTTCACTAACCTTCTAGCAATGTTTGCATCAACATCCATCTTCGTAACCTTAAATCCAAGACTAACAAGAGCATTGTAAACATTCTCACCAGACCTTATGGAAACCTCTCTCTCCGAAGAAAGACCTCCCATCAAGACAGCAATATTCTTCGTCTTGTAAAAATTAATCAAATCCCTATACTTGTTCTTCCATTCACTCATATGCAAAGAATTATCAATAACTCCCTTCAAGATAATCAAACTCACTTTTAAAGAAGAACATCAAAACCTACTTAAAAACAGACTTTTCCGTGAAGCACCAGTAGTAAAGCCTAAAACTCTCAATTAGGTGTAGCCTTTCCTCTTTCTCTCGCAGTCCCTGACGGGACTGGATAAATACCCTTCTCAATTGGCATCTAAGAGATTTTAGTATGAAGCAAATGAGGCTAACCTCTCTCCCACAAATCAAAGACTCACTTTATAAAGGATAACATTAGTATTTACCGGCACAAAGGTTGTGATATTACTTCCATCAGAATTAGTAGCTATAAATGGATCAGTAAATTCTCCATTAACCATATCCTCAAAAACATTGTTAGC
This is a stretch of genomic DNA from Brevinematia bacterium. It encodes these proteins:
- a CDS encoding D-alanine--D-alanine ligase; this encodes MSEWKNKYRDLINFYKTKNIAVLMGGLSSEREVSIRSGENVYNALVSLGFKVTKMDVDANIARRLVKDNVDVAVIMLHGKYGEDGVIQGVLELLGIPYTGCDVLTSAIGMNKIVTKELLRSNGIPTPAYVRLTPSNPDKSFEDIMALGLPVVLKPVDEGSSVGVEIIRDEDQLRGKLRNYLRRHPNSFAEKAIFGKEITMGVIGKGDDLTVLPIMELKPKKEFYDYEAKYTKGMTDFVIPAELTQEQEKEVIEYTKKAFRVLGCRGVVRFDAIMSEEGIPYFLEVNTIPGMTETSDIPAMAKAAGMTFEEVVLKILEYVEW